AATCGAGTAGGCGGCTGATATTCCTTCGTTAAAACTACGGCTAACAAAGTGTAGCTCTCACATTTATCTGCTATAATAAAATGGAAGAAGAAACAATTAAACTATAACTAATCGAATGGCTTGCAAAGCTTAAAGATGTAGAACCTTAATAAAAAAACTAATCCTTAGGCATATTCTCAAGCACATCAAGTAGTAAATCCCAAAACTGCTTAGTATTTATAATATTGATTCTTTCATCAGGAGTATGAGCTCCTTTGATATCAGGACCTATGGAAATCATATCAATACCCGGATACTTTTTACCAATCAAGCCACATTCAAGTCCTGCATGAATTGCTTTAACAGCAGGCTCTTCTTTAAACAATTTAATGTAGGATTTTTTAGTAATCTCTAATATTTCTGATTTTAAATTTGGTTGCCACCCTGGATATCCGTCTGTAGTTTCTACCTCAGCACCTGCAAGTTCAAATGTATTGCTAAGCATTTGTACAATCCAATCCAACTTTGACTCTACAGAACTTCTTTGACTTGTTCCTACAATAATTTCATTATCCATTTTAAGAGTAGCAAGATTTGTTGAAGTTTCAACAAGCTCAGGAATATTCTGACTCCAAGCCATTTCACCATGAGGGCAAATAAACAAAGATTTCAAAAGCATATCCTGTGTATTTTTATCAATTACAAAATCAGGAATGTTTGATTTTTTTACATCAATCTGCAAATCAGGAGCAGTTACAAAAAGTTCGTTTTTAGCAATTGAATTAAATTTATTTACATAATCAATAAATTCACTTTCTTTACCTTCCTTAACAACAACTTTCGCAAAAGCTTCCCGTGGAATTGCGTTTCTCATATTTCCACCATCTATAAATGAAATTCTGATATTAAAATCATCCTTAGCTTCAAATAAAAGTCTGTCTAAAAGTTTTATAGAATTTCCAAATCCTTTATGAATTTCATCACCTGAATGTCCACCTTTTAAGCCTTTAACAGAAATTTCAAAAGCAGTGGATTTTTTCGGAACATTCTCTTTCTCAAATTTAAAATATGCTTTTGTATCTCTTCCTCCTGCACAACCAATAAATAATTCTGCCCAATCTTCGGAATCAAGATTTATTAAAGTTCTACTTTCAAAAAAATCATCTTCTAGTGCAAATGCTCCTGACAAACCTGTTTCTTCATCAACAGTAAAAAGGCATTCAATAGGACCATGCTTTATATCGTCAGCAACTAAAATAGCCATTTGAGTAGCAATTCCAATTCCGTCATCTGCACCTAAAGTTGTTCCTTTTGCTTTCACCCAATCACCGTCAATGTATGGTTTTATTGCATCGGTTGCAAAATCATGTTCAGTATCACTATTTTTTTCACCTACCATATCCAAGTGGCTTTGCAACACAACAGGCTTAACATTTTCATATCCTTTTACGGCAGGCTTGGAAATTAAAATATTTCCAATTTCATCCTTCTTTGCTTGCAATTTGTATTTCTTTGCAAAATCCATTAAGTACTTAATAATCTTTTCCTCTTTCTTAGATGGTCGTGGAATTTTGCAAATTTCTTCAAAATAATTCCAAACAACAGTTGGCTCAAGTTCATTTATAATTTTAGTCATAATTCGCATTTAATAATAAAAATTTTCAACCTTCAAATTTCAAAATAATTATGTTAATAAAGAAGTAAAGGGTACTTAAATAATTATAAAATTAAAAATAGATAGTTTTCTAAGAGGCACTAAGTAGTAACAAAGAAATTAAGAAATATATGGTTCCAAAATTTCGGAATGAAATTTCTTTCGCTTACACAGCTCATGGGAATAAATATGAAAAAAATTGAATATTAAAATAAAATGTTGTAATTTTGGTAAATGTTAATACAATCATTTATATTCAATAGATATAAATAAAATAGCCAATTATGTAATAAAAAACCATGCAATTATCAAAAACACTTTTTTGGGATACAGATATAAATAAGTTAGATTATGAAAAACATGCACGACACATTATTGAACGCGTGTTAATGTACGGAATGTTAAATGATTGGTTTGAAATAAAAAAATATTATGGTATAGAACGAATAAAAGATGAAATCCTACAAATTCGTTACCTCAATAAAGTTACATTAAATTTTTTTAGTCAATATTTTAAAATAGAAAAAAAACAATTCAAATGTTACAATACAGAGCCGTCTATCCAAAAACTTTGGAATTACTAAAAATACTTATGAAATACAAAAGCTTACAAGACTTTTTTCTTGTTGGCGGAACATCATTAGCTTTACAATTAGGTCATCGTATTTCAGTAGATTTAGATTTATTTCTAAATAAAGATTTTGAAACAGTCAATATTTTACAAGAATTAAATACCAATTTAGAATTTAAAATAATTCTACAAAAAGAACAAAATTCATTAACAATAAATGCCAGAAAACAAAATATAAATGACGAATTTGTAAAAATAGATTTTATAAAATATCCATATCCATTAATAAATAAAGTAATCAAATCAGAGGGTTTAAGATTATTATCAATTGAAGACATTATTGCAATGAAATTGTCAGCAATATCAAATCGTGGAGCAAAAAAAGATTTTTACGATATTTATGAATTACTGAAAACTTTTACAATATCGGAAATGTTCAAATTATTTTCAATAAAATTTCCACAAATTGCACATTTCCATGTATTAAAAAGCTTAACATATTTTGAAGATGCCGAATCACAATTTTCTCCATTGACTCTCAATAATACAAAATGGGAACAAGTAAAAACAACAATAGAAAAAAAAGTAAATGAATATCTATAGAACCTCCCTTAATTCAAACCCTCACTTGATATTTTTCCTTATAAATTCAACAGTCAAAGGATTATAATTTATCTTTGCCGTTTAAAAAAAAGACTAAAAATTACAGCAATGGGATTAAAAAGCGGAATTGTAGGCTTACCAAATTCAGGAAAATCATCATTATTTAAAGCATTAACAAGCATTGATGTTAATATTGAAAACTTTCCATACACTACTACCGAATCAAATATAGGAATTGTAAATGTCCCTGACAAACGATTATACAAACTTTCTGAGATTGAAAAACCTCAAAAAACTATTCCCAATACTGTTGACTTTATCGATATTGCCGGGCTTGCAAAAGGTGCAAGTACAGGTGAAGGAATTGGCAATAAATTTCTTGACCAAATCAGGCATTGTGATTCTTTAATTCATATAATTCGTTGTTTTGATAATGATAGTATAATTCATGTAAACAATAAAGTTGACCCTCTAAGTGATAAAGAAGAAGTTGACCTTGAACTACAATTTAAAGACCTTGAATCTGTAGAAAAATTTATTACAAAAAACCAAAAAGTTGCTAAGTCGGGAAATAAAGAAGCTAAATTCATGCTTGACCTTCTTTTAGAAATAAAAAAACAGCTTGAGGATGGTGGTTTTGTAAGGGATATGTCATTTAACAAAGAAGAATTAAAAGCGATTAAAGGTTTTAGTTTTCTTACAAACAAAAGAACTTTATATGTTGCCAATGTAGGCGATTCGGACATTAATACGGGAAATAAATATGTTGAACAATTAAGAGAATCAATTGCTAAGGAAAATTCCGAACTTATTTTTCTTAATGCCAAGCTTGAAGCAGAAATTCAAAGTCTTGAAGAAGAAGAAAAACAAGAATTTATGGAAATGTATGAATTAGCAGAACCCGGAGTAAATAAACTTATTAATTCTGCATACAAACTTCTTGGGTTAATAACATATTTCACTGTTGGTCCAAAAGAAGTAAGAGCATGGTCAACATTAGAAAACAGCACAGCACCACAAGCAGCAGGAGTAATTCATTCCGATTTTGAAAAAGGATTTATCAGAGCTGAAATGATAAAATATGATGATTTTATAAATCTCGGTTCAGAACAAGCATGCAAAGACGCAGCAAAATTCCAGGTAGTAGGAAAAAATTATATTGTGCAAGATGGAGATTTACTACACTTTTTATTCAATGTTTAATTTACAAAAATCATAATCACTAATGGCAAAGAACAATCAAAATGACTTATTTAAAAAAATAATTTCTCATTGTAAAGAATATGGTTACATTTTTCCTTCAAGTGAAATATATGAAGGTTTAAGTGCTGTTTATGATTACGGGCAATACGGTGTAGAGCTAAAAAACAACATAAAAGACTATTGGTGGAAAGCCATGGTTCAGTTGCACGAAAATATTGTAGGTCTTGATTCTGCAATTTTTATGCATCCTGATGTGTGGAAAGCATCAGGGCATGTTGATGGTTTTAGTGATCCATTAATTGACAATAAAGATTCTAAAAAACGCTACAGAGCGGATGAACTAATTGAAGGACAGCTCAATAAATTTGAGCAAAAAATAAATAAAGAAGTCCAAAAAGCAGCAAAACGATTTGGAGAATCTTTTGATGAAGTTCAGTTTAAAGAAACAAATCCAAGAGTTCTATCCAATCAGAAAAAATATGATAATCTAAGAAATCGCTTTGTTAAAGCTCTAAAGGATAACAATCTTGTTGAACTCAAACAAATTATTGTTGACGAGGAGATTGCCTGTCCTATGAGCGGTAGCAGAAACTGGACAGATGTACGTCAGTTTAATTTAATGTTCTCTACTCAAATAGGAGCAACTGCGGAAGGTGCAAATCAAATTTACCTCCGCCCGGAAACAGCACAAGGCATTTTTGTAAACTATCTTAATGTTCAAAAAAGCGGAAGAATGAAGCTTCCTTTTGGAATAGCACAAATCGGAAAAGCTTTTAGGAATGAAATTATTGCTCGTCAATTCATTATCCGAATGAGAGAATTTGAACAAATGGAAATGCAATTTTTTATTCAACCGGGAACTGAAGAAGAATGGTTTAAGTACTGGAAAGAAGCACGAATGAAGTGGCATCATTCACTTGGTATTCCTAAAGAAAAATTTAAATTTCATGAGCATGATAAATTAGCTCATTACGCTAAAGCAGCTTTTGACATTGAATATGAATATCCTATGGGATTTAAAGAACTTGAAGGAATTCATTCAAGAACAGATTTTGACCTTACTCAACATCAGAATTTTACAAAGAAAAAATTACAATATTTTGACCCTGAACGCAACGAAAGTTACATTCCTTATGTTGTTGAAACATCTATTGGATTAGACAGAATGTTTCTTGCAATAATTTCGGATGCTTACACAGAAGAACAACTTGAAAACAACACAACACGAGTAGTTCTTAACCTCCCTCCCTTCCTTGCACCTGTAAAAGTTGCAATTTTACCACTTCTTAAAAAGGATGGACTTGACAAAAAAGCAATGAATATTTTTAATGAGCTTAAATTTCATTTTAATTGTCAGTATGACGAAAAAGATTCAATAGGAAAACGATACAGAAGACAGGATGCCATAGGAACACCTTATGCAATAACAATTGACCATCAGACACTTGAAGACGACACTGTAACATTACGATATCGAACAACAATGAAACAAATAAGAGTTTCGGTAGCTGAATTGGTTGAAGAATTAACTAAAGAAGTTAGTACTGAGAGGGTTTTAAAAAGTTTGTAGGTCTTTTATTTTTTCTGTTCTGCTTCAACTTTCAACATATCAAGAAGGTATTTTCCGTAACCGCTTTTTTTCAATGAATTTGCAATCTTTTTTAATTGCTTATCATCTATGTATCCCATTTTGTATGCAATTTCTTCAATACATGAAATTTTTGTTCCCTGACGTTCCTGCAAAAC
This window of the Bacteroidota bacterium genome carries:
- a CDS encoding aminoacyl-histidine dipeptidase: MTKIINELEPTVVWNYFEEICKIPRPSKKEEKIIKYLMDFAKKYKLQAKKDEIGNILISKPAVKGYENVKPVVLQSHLDMVGEKNSDTEHDFATDAIKPYIDGDWVKAKGTTLGADDGIGIATQMAILVADDIKHGPIECLFTVDEETGLSGAFALEDDFFESRTLINLDSEDWAELFIGCAGGRDTKAYFKFEKENVPKKSTAFEISVKGLKGGHSGDEIHKGFGNSIKLLDRLLFEAKDDFNIRISFIDGGNMRNAIPREAFAKVVVKEGKESEFIDYVNKFNSIAKNELFVTAPDLQIDVKKSNIPDFVIDKNTQDMLLKSLFICPHGEMAWSQNIPELVETSTNLATLKMDNEIIVGTSQRSSVESKLDWIVQMLSNTFELAGAEVETTDGYPGWQPNLKSEILEITKKSYIKLFKEEPAVKAIHAGLECGLIGKKYPGIDMISIGPDIKGAHTPDERINIINTKQFWDLLLDVLENMPKD
- a CDS encoding nucleotidyl transferase AbiEii/AbiGii toxin family protein; the encoded protein is MLQYRAVYPKTLELLKILMKYKSLQDFFLVGGTSLALQLGHRISVDLDLFLNKDFETVNILQELNTNLEFKIILQKEQNSLTINARKQNINDEFVKIDFIKYPYPLINKVIKSEGLRLLSIEDIIAMKLSAISNRGAKKDFYDIYELLKTFTISEMFKLFSIKFPQIAHFHVLKSLTYFEDAESQFSPLTLNNTKWEQVKTTIEKKVNEYL
- the ychF gene encoding redox-regulated ATPase YchF; the protein is MGLKSGIVGLPNSGKSSLFKALTSIDVNIENFPYTTTESNIGIVNVPDKRLYKLSEIEKPQKTIPNTVDFIDIAGLAKGASTGEGIGNKFLDQIRHCDSLIHIIRCFDNDSIIHVNNKVDPLSDKEEVDLELQFKDLESVEKFITKNQKVAKSGNKEAKFMLDLLLEIKKQLEDGGFVRDMSFNKEELKAIKGFSFLTNKRTLYVANVGDSDINTGNKYVEQLRESIAKENSELIFLNAKLEAEIQSLEEEEKQEFMEMYELAEPGVNKLINSAYKLLGLITYFTVGPKEVRAWSTLENSTAPQAAGVIHSDFEKGFIRAEMIKYDDFINLGSEQACKDAAKFQVVGKNYIVQDGDLLHFLFNV
- a CDS encoding glycine--tRNA ligase, with amino-acid sequence MAKNNQNDLFKKIISHCKEYGYIFPSSEIYEGLSAVYDYGQYGVELKNNIKDYWWKAMVQLHENIVGLDSAIFMHPDVWKASGHVDGFSDPLIDNKDSKKRYRADELIEGQLNKFEQKINKEVQKAAKRFGESFDEVQFKETNPRVLSNQKKYDNLRNRFVKALKDNNLVELKQIIVDEEIACPMSGSRNWTDVRQFNLMFSTQIGATAEGANQIYLRPETAQGIFVNYLNVQKSGRMKLPFGIAQIGKAFRNEIIARQFIIRMREFEQMEMQFFIQPGTEEEWFKYWKEARMKWHHSLGIPKEKFKFHEHDKLAHYAKAAFDIEYEYPMGFKELEGIHSRTDFDLTQHQNFTKKKLQYFDPERNESYIPYVVETSIGLDRMFLAIISDAYTEEQLENNTTRVVLNLPPFLAPVKVAILPLLKKDGLDKKAMNIFNELKFHFNCQYDEKDSIGKRYRRQDAIGTPYAITIDHQTLEDDTVTLRYRTTMKQIRVSVAELVEELTKEVSTERVLKSL